From one Dermacentor silvarum isolate Dsil-2018 chromosome 3, BIME_Dsil_1.4, whole genome shotgun sequence genomic stretch:
- the LOC119444928 gene encoding phospholipid-transporting ATPase ABCA3-like, with protein sequence MHSHHEETPETALVVASIRAVTMKFGNLTALDSVDLKILDKQITVILGHNAAGKTTILKTLAGIVRPTKGCTQVCGYDVVTRSSLARKNISFCQQDDVFFADLTVYEHLIYFGLLKGVPYSLIKQRVEEVLDDLYLTDSQHEQPRHLSGGVRKRLSVAIAVVSRPRVILLDEPSAGIDPENQGDIWDLLLDIRQTCAVVLTTHDLQEADALADRLIIIAYGRVLCSGSSAFIRKNFGANRQMITRITLVLGHYQISARKQASHSLKRATCHSA encoded by the exons AAATTCGGCAATTTGACAGCGCTCGACTCCGTGGACCTCAAGATCCTCGACAAGCAAATCACCGTCATCCTCGGCCACAACGCAGCAGGAAAGACCACGATCCTCAAGACATTGGCAG GCATTGTGCGTCCCACAAAAGGCTGTACTCAGGTGTGCGGCTATGACGTGGTGACCCGTTCGTCTCTCGCACGGAAGAACATCAGCTTCTGTCAGCAGGACGACGTATTCTTCGCCGACCTCACTGTCTACGAGCACCTCATCTACTTTGGACTG CTCAAGGGTGTTCCGTACTCACTGATCAAGCAACGAGTCGAGGAAGTGCTCGATGACCTTTACCTCACTGACAGCCAACACGAGCAGCCGCGCCACCTGTCCGGAGGTGTCAGAAAGAGGCTCAgcgtcgccattgccgtcgtctCGCGCCCCAGG GTGATCCTGCTGGACGAGCCGTCAGCGGGCATCGACCCTGAAAACCAGGGCGATATATGGGACCTGCTGCTGGACATTCGACAGACATGCGCCGTGGTCCTCACCACCCACGACCTGCAGGAGGCCGACGCGCTTGCTGACCGGCTCATTATAATCGCATACGGACGAGTGCTTTGTTCGGGATCGTCGGCCTTCATTAGGAAAAACTTCGGTGCGAACCGTCAGATGATCACACGCATAACGCTGGTATTAGGCCACTATCAAATCAGCGCGCGAAAGCAGGCAAGCCATAGTTTAAAGCGAGCAACCTGTCACAGCGCATAA